Sequence from the Numida meleagris isolate 19003 breed g44 Domestic line chromosome 2, NumMel1.0, whole genome shotgun sequence genome:
TTCCAAATTGGGCTGCTCTCCCTCTCAAATGTAGgtcttcactgaaaaaataatgcatttaattatCTAGTAAAACATGTACAAAGACGGTGTGTTTGAATCCAAATGTATAGTAGTGGGCACAATAAAGGCGTAACATCCAGAATAGTTCATTAATAAAAGTAACTGCATTTGCATAACGCTTGAAGATCTTGAGGATAACAGTACTCTGCAAACTCTATGGGAGAAATGAGTTATCAGTTCTTTAACTGAGAAGTGGGGATCTGTATTTGTTCCCTAGAAGAGAATTCAAGTTACTAACTTCTCCGGTTTCAAAATCTGACGGACATAAAGATGAATATGAAACCCTGGATTATGAGATCTTGCAGTCGATGTTGGGGAGAGTTAAGCTTTGCATTGTAGTAggcttgctttttaaaaaatcttcctgTACGTGATGGCTTTTTCACTATTTTGTGTAAGAAAGATAGCAGCATTTCACGTTTTTTAAAAGGGTATGTGGTTCATATGTTAAACTGTAATGACCATGGAGTATACTTTAAACATCTAGGATCTGTCCATGGCgattaattttactgttttgttcCCAAGTTTGTAACTTTTTGAGCTTgttcatgtttctgtttgtcCTCGCTTTTTTGTGTGACTTCCATGTGTTTATGTGGGAGGGCTAACACAGAACTAGCGCCACAGAAGGAACTGTATTTAGGTGGCTCTTGGGACCCCTGTGTGGATCTCAGAGAGAATGCATACACGAAATTAATCCAGTCTGTCATAGAAGtccagagaaaaacagcttacTGGTAAAAAGTAGACAATGAGACAATGTGCGTGGAATATCCCTTCtaaactgttttcttaattattttaatttgatatgTGAGGTTATTTTAGGAACagtttaaatgtgtttaaagtGCTTTGAATTAATACAATACATGAGCTAATGGTCACTCTGCAATCTTGGCAAAGAAATGGGTCCATTAAACTTttaattactactttttttGCAGTCTTCCACAACTTCTAAAATTACAGATGTGGACAATGTAACGTTGATCAGTTGTGCCTCTGGCTGCTCCATATTGCAGAAATTGCGGAATAACCCGAAACTGttcagcagcctttccctgtgaactgatttttttttctgctctgaattCACTCATGGACGAAGTTACTATAGTAACTATTTGAGATGTATTACAACATGCCCTACTTAATCAGCCAGTTGTCCAACATAATGAATGCGGAAAGGTAATTAAGGTCAGGTTTTGGAACTTCGACTAGTGAAAAATGTTAACTGtaacttcttcattttataaTATCCAGAGTTTCTGAAACTTAAATTATTGTCTGATAGGTCAATATTACTGTAGCTTTCAAACGAgttattttactcttcctgGGACTAAGGATACAAAACATATCCTGAAATATATCAGAATTCGGAGTTCATGTaagattggaaaaaataagctgaaatgGTTGTGGAATTGTGTGAACAGACTCATTCCTGAAAGGCAAAGGTAACTGAAATTGGATTCCATCCACGTAGGGTTTAGGAATACAGAACGTAAGTGATGGAGACTGTGAGCCTTGAGTGGTGTGTGACACGAGTTAGGTTCCATAACGCTGATATGAAATACATTATCTGGAGGAGCGTCAAAACTAACTAATCTCTCAGTTCTGATCCTTGCTTTACAGAAGTGTGGAGGGTAAAATAGACTGAAAGTAGCAAAATAAGTGTATCTGCTTCTGACATGAGAACCACCCTGTGTTGTAAGgtgtggggttttgttgttgttttgagagcttttttttttttttgtactgcatACCTCGTGCAGAGTTTCCCAACTGCAGTTGTCCTGAGAGCTGTTGAAAAAACTCTGAAATGTAAGTGATATTTCTTCCTGAATAAGCCATCTGCCTTTTAGTGAACTTGAAAGGCTCGAGTTATCTCTTCAAGTGCTATATAGCTGTAAGTGACACCCATTTAGGAATTAATTTTGCCTCACTTGCATCTCCCTCCCATGGGAATCTTACAGTCTCTCTTACCAGTTTCTGAAGGATGACGTTCTGTCCTGAAGTAGAGTGGAAAGGTTTCTTATGTTGTCTTGTCATGCCCAGCTAGAGCGTATTGAGATTTCAAAACCATCATGTTCCACTTAGAGGCAGATGGGGACAGGAACATTACTACCACATACCACCTGGGACATGCATCTCTTGATCtttaactgttttttatttttgttttgacgGTGTTGAAAGAAAATAGGTTTACTTGTGGTTGCTAGCCAGTTAGAACTTACACTTTGGATAGggctttttcttcaaataattactttttaatgcGGTTCTACTGAGCATTCCCTCATGAAGTCTTCACATGTGTATACTTTAACACTTCAAATTTTTGcaagttgaaaaaaatagtatataTTATGTGTAACATACTCAACAGTTGAATTATGTTGCTGTAAAAGCATTTCTCGCATGCAGTCCTTAGAAACATTTGTGATTAGTGACTCCACTGATGTCAAAGCCGttactctttctttttctatgattctggcTGAAAGTCATGCAAGTTATTGATTTCCTAATGTATTTAACTGTGCTTCTTTCTAGCCCAGATGTCAGAGCATTTCTTCAGATGGATAACCCAAAACACCAGTCAGATCCATCTGAAGATGAAGACGAAAGGAGTAATCAGAAGGTAATAAAACATAGACGTAGAACAGTCTTCTAAATTTTAGCTACTTGACAGCAATCTTAAGTATATTATTTACAGAAGATTACCGGTTGGTTTTGCAATAAATCTCTCCTGTgatcttttaaacaaaactgttcTGCTGTGGGCTGTAAGATGTTTTCCTGTCTAGTATAAACAGCAGGGAGAAGTAATCCTGATGGTGAGCTTTGTCTTGCTTCTTCCCACTTGCTCTGTGTGGAAGAGGCACAGATTGAGTTATAGTTTAGCTGTTACGGTATTTTCAGTCTCCTCAAACATTCTTGCGAAGGATGACTGGCAAGGAGCGGAGGCTATtggatgatttttttgtttgtttgtctttaaaagaaagggaGGTGGCATTAGGGTTTGGCACAAGGtgatctttaagttcccttccaacacaagctaTTCCATGAAATATAATTctcatgaaggaaaaaaaaaaattgcagtctTTCTGAAAGTCACTCAGGAGCAAAGATGGATTTAATTTTAGTTCACAATTAACACTGTGTGAGGTCTCAAGCCTCTTTTGTCAGAAAAGCCACTTACAGAAGTGCAGTTTAGATGGATACTCTGAAAGTTAATTTACAGTCTCCAGAAACAGTACTGATTGAAAAAGGAGTCTTTCTAGGAAGACAGAAGTGCCACAGttaagtttattttctctggTTTACTTCTTGGCCTTAGGACTTGCCTTTTTATTCAGTCCCTCTTACAGAATATATGAGTTGGCTATTAGAATCAGCTGTGGATCACACACAGCGCAGTATGTTTTCTCAAAGCCTCATTTCCAAAGATGCcagtctttgctttttttttttttaaaagtacttgaCAGCACAGTGAGCGTACAGCAGAATTTGTAACTTAGGTAACaaatttcctcctcttccttgaaacatatttcaaataatgTGGAAAGCTTCCGTAGGAAATTAACAGTGTAATTTGTACAACAAATTTCAAAATGAGAGGAGAACTCATGCTTAGTGGCTGAAATGATACTCTTCAATAGAAAATTAAGTCTGTCATAGTTACGGTAAGTGACGAAGATGTGCAACCAGCAGTAAGAACAATCTCCTTCCCGCTCCTCCCAGTACTGAAACTTGCATAGTGGCCTTTTTAGAACTGCTGAGTACCGTTCTGTGATTGTTATTGTTAGTGCAGTTGTCACATCTAGTGTTGCTGTCAGGGCACACTCTATTTCTGTGGGCATCTATTTCTGTAGCCCATCTCTAGGTAAATTGTCTTTGAAGTTTGTCTTTCTCTGATAAAATCCAAGAGCACAGTGAGGGTACtaatactgcttttttatttaaaaacaaattggaGAAAGTTGCATAAATGAAGGTGGTTTCCTCCTGCCCGTATAATTTACAAATTCCATCGTGAGTGTGTACTGGTAAGATTCATGCCTTTCATGGAATTGAGTTAGCCATTACTGTCAGGATAGGAAAGATTCCTAGTGGTTTTTCTTGgtggaggaaaatgtttttgtttttcaaagcacCATATCCTTAATAAATTAGACTCTTGCATAAACAGTAGAGCTTTACAataatttttttggaaaaaaaggtaaaaagcaTATTCCTTAGAGTAAATGCAGAGGGGACTAAGTTCTCCATGAGGAACAGATTGTTTGTTGACACTGTCTTAAATTTTTGTTCATAATCTTGTCCTCTCCATTTGgacataattattttattacctTTATGCTTCGTATGGtgtatatagaaatattttgtgagAATGTGTTGATGGCCAGATACTTCAAACTTAAGTTCACAATCTTAGATATCTAATATTGTGATAGATACCTGTTTAAAGATACCTTTAAAATCTGTTAACATGTGTAAAGGTATAGCTTGAACAGGTTAGTATTTTGAAATTACTACTGGTTAAAGCGTAAGAaaggtttattttattctatttgttTCCTCCAACAGTTAAATTCTACCTCACCGAATATCAACTTGGGACCATCTGGAAATCCTCAGTAGGTTTTTTTGATTAACTACAAACATAAAAATTAGACTGAATATAATTGCTAATAGGATGAAGAGTGCTTTGAATATATGGCTTTATCTTTTATCTCTGCTTGGAAGGAAGCAAGATATTTAATCCTGTGCTCGGTAAAACAAACTCTTCtaagacattttccttttcatcttcagGTTTTGTTAGTCTGCTGTCCTTTTACTTGAGGATGCtatggcaaaaagaaaaaaaacaaaaacaaacaaaaaccctctCTTTTTTGGAATGGTTCCACAGCTGTTAGGAATGtgaaacattctgaaaacaagtttgttttCATGCGTGGCAAAGGAGCAGCTTAACTTGTTGTTATTACAAACTTCCTCACTGCAGTTACAACTTGCTTCTCAGGTGTTTACTTCTGTAGAGATTCTCAGATCTCTATCTGTGCTTTTTTATTCTGAGGGATGACACgtattttgatttctctttcctctcatATTTTTTCTGGGCTAGCAGGAGGAAATGCTTAACAGATTGCGGTGAGAAATGAAATTGTAAGAGTACTTCCTTTGAGGGGCAATAAATGAAGAGATGTGTGACATAACTGTTGTTTCAGAGCCTGAAAAGATCATTATTTTGCTGACAAAAATACCTCTAAATTGTACGTAGGAAAAAGTGAGGGAATTAGTGGAAATTACTGAAAGTAGTGGTGATTtggcaaatggaaaaagagTGAATTCATACAAATAACACATACAGAAGAGGAAGGTGTTAGGGCCTCCCTCCTGTCACTTTAAATTGGGGAAGCAatggatggaaggaaggatgggATGAGGAAAGACGGAACGAATGacaaacttcttccttccttctgtcatgtAAGCTTCGGAATCCAATTGGATGTCTGGAAATGGGAGATAAGCTTCAGAAAAAGTCATGGGGAAAAGCACTCTTAAAAATTACAAGAATCTAGAGTCTctggaggacaaaaaaaaagtcttgttcATCTTCTAcatcttaaaatgaaagaaaataaattcaaatgctgcagctgtgtcACTTTTTCTGGAGAAGAATGGAATTGCAAAATGAAGggcagctttgcagaagtccagttGTTGATTAgaatgaagaataaagaaaggTGCTGACAGGCTCTTCTTTTCACATTACAGTTGAAGGGCTGCACTAGGCTTCTGTACAGCTATGAAGCTTCTAATTTTTACCCAAATGACCTATCTCCTTCCTAAATATCTTTCAGTGCTAAGCCAACGGACTTTGATTTCCTGAAAGTTATTGGGAAAGGCAGCTTTGGCAAGGTGAGCTTTCTAATTGCTGTGACTTGCTGTGGTGCAAGGGTGCTAGCTGGTGTCTCATGCACAGCGGCTGTTGGCTGGAGGCGTTGCCAGAGGCTTTGAAAGTGGTATCGTTCTAGGGTAGCACATAAACTGCTGTATTGGATTCCTGTTGCTACTTCTCCATAGCCCTGCCATTGTCTTTTTTCTGATGTGGTACTTGTTGCCTGCCTTGGTTGCTCGTAGGGATTAAAAAATTAGTGTTTCCCTTTGTCATTAAGAGCAGTAGGGATCCTCTCTTTCCCccagggaggaagggaggaaccCATGTGCTTATGCAGCTGGAGTACAAAccctgcattttcctttgttcataTGTTCTGCCTTCTCAAGTGCCTGGTGCTGTGGAGCAGTGCAAGCAACATCACCAAAACAACATTGAGCAACTCTGAAAAGTGACTAATACTGATGCTCTCCAAAGAGATGCATTTAGTCTTTCATTATATCATTATATAGACAGACTGTACTAAACTGTAAGATCACTCTATTAGTGATtgattatattaaaaacaaagagactATTGTGAACGCATAGTATTAGTACTTCTCAGTTATGctgaaattaataaattatCAGTGGAATGTGAACTACAGCAAtcacatttcttcatttcttttgaatttcaCAGGTTCttcttgcaaaaagaaaactggatgGAAAATATTATGCTGtcaaagtgctgcagaaaaaaattgttcttaacAGGAAAGAGGTACAAAGAAATACACTTTCTCCACACGCTTTTTCCCCTTAATTACAAAATTGCGTCTGTTTACTTACTGATCCTTTACCTCCTTGCAGCAAAAACATATCATGGCTGAACGTAatgtgcttctgaaaaatgtgaaacatCCATTTTTAGTTGGATTACATTACTCATtccaaacaacagaaaagctttACTTTGTCCTGGATTTTGTTAACGGAGGAGAGGTATGTGGTGATTCTGTTTGGATTTGAGTCTGTTTATTCTGCAGTTCTGTTATTCTCTGGGAGGAACAAAGTGATCCTTTACAATGGGTTGTGATCAGTATTCTCCCATGTTTTGAAAATCCTGTTACTTAATCTCCAGTGAGATGCTGTTCCTGCAGACTTCTGTAGCTAGACAGACCCTGTTCCTCTTCTTATCAACAACTTTAATCCAGAATTAATTTATGGTTGTCAGAGATAAATGCTGTCTCTTTGACAGTTACCAAAATGTATCTGTTACTAATTAATCATACGTTGATATTTTTCAGCATgcaaaattcttttcctttttcatctgcATTATCTGAAGTGTTTGTATTTCAAAAgtgtgaggaagaaaacagagaattgATTTTATTGCTCTGACTTTATTGGAAACCTTGGGGTACTTCTGTGGCTTTGCATGCTCTAATTGCTTCCTGCCGAATAGCCTTATTCTCAGGATTCTTTTCCTTAGAGTGATGCTATTGAGTACGAGAAGTCCATGAGTAACTTAAGGGAAAACTTTTCAAAGAAGTTGAAAAAGACTCTGAATATTTGAATACAGTGTTCTGGAGCAGTTTGCCTTTAGCTAGGGACGTGGTGCTTTTCAAAGTACCCAGTACTTTTAGAAGTGTTCAAGACACTCATGGCTGAGTAGCTACTAAACATGATAAGGGtataaaatgttgcttttatttctttaaaagattttattgcACACTAATAATACGTGGACCTGTCTAGCAATTGAGTTGTGATTGAAGATCACAAAGTGTAGTGAAAAATGATTGTGTGCAAGTATCTATCCAGCATAAATGCTGTAAAGGGAGACTGTTTTTTCACTAGCTATGTTCTCATTTTAGTAACTTattgcagtaaaataaatatcttttcaaaagatcttaaaaaaaaaaaaaaaaaaagaaattcttacaGAAGGATCAAAGAGGAGGACACAAGGTACTGTTGTAGATAATAAAACTAGTACCTGACAGAGGACAGGAGAAGAAAGGTAGaatttaaatttgtttgtttcagcatACCTCAGGGTTTCCTATTACGTCCCTGCAGCTGAATATACTCAGACAAGAATAAAGCATGCTGAATAAACCAGTGTGAGGTATAGACTGGTATATGTTGGTTGATATTCATAAGGACTGCTTGGCAGTGTTCATGATGCTCCTAGAACTGAGATTCTGACTCCCTTTGAGTGCTGGAGTCTGGAGTTGATGAGCCTTTCTCTAGTCTAATACGCTGTCATCTTATTTGAAGAGTATGATCAAACTCAGagtttcctctgctctgcttcatcTGGCATTCTTCTAGGCAAACTGGTTTTAAACAGCTTTCAAAGTTGAATTAAGCACTTGGAAGAGATTTTGGTGGCttgttatattttcttccaaactttgcaggcagaaaacagaatttccattttttattttttttttaaattgaatgtATAGAACAGTTTCATATGTGTACGATTTAATCTTTGGCTAGACTTGTGCATGTGCTCAACTTGTTTAAAGCGAGAAGACTCTCTGTAGTTGACAACATTTGTGGATTAGCAGTCTGGAACGTACATCTGCCTAAGTGATCTCAGAATAAGACACTTTTATACAAAACTTTGAACACAAAGAtactcagaaatgaaagattaCTTGTTTGGCACCTGACTATCTATTAGGAGACTGACTATGCActgttgtggatgccccatcactagaggtgtttaaggccaggtaggatggggccctgggcagtctgctctagtacttgatctagcagctggcaaccctgcctgttgggggggagggggggtttggaacttgatgattcttgaggtcctttccatcccaagccattctgtgattctgtgatcttgcATAATTGAATCTTGCCACCTGCAGTTAACATGGTTTTCTCTAGTTCTTTCTGACTAGTCTTGCTTTTAAGGGAATGTCCTTGTAAATGAGTTGCCCGTGCATTTCTGAgctgtaaaagagaaaaggaagtgagCGAAGGAGTGTTgtcaattttatttcattttacattctgAAAATTGTAGGCAGctaaataaaattactgttaAAATTATACCATGTTAACTTGGCTTtgtggatgatttttttttcttatttactaCTTTGCATATTTACAGCTGTTCTTTCATTTACAAAGAGAACGTTCCTTTCCTGAGCACAGAGCCAGATTTTATGCTGCTGAAATAGCCAGTGCACTGGGATACTTACACTCCATAAATATAGTGTACAGGTACGTTTCTGAAGTGTATTCTTATCCTGTGGGAGTTCAAAATAGGACAATTCATGTATAAAAACTACTGCGTGAAATAATGGTATGGGaaatctgaacaaaatgttttcaccAAAACTTAAAGCTtcctttcagctgaaaaataagtcATTGCCTTTGAAGCTTTTGTGTTAGTGACTGCTGTTTTGAATTAAtacaatgttgtttttttttaatagggatttaaaaccagaaaacattCTCCTAGATTCACTAGTAAGTAAGCAACattatttttgattttaaacGTTCTCTGACAAAATTGATACGTATGGATATGCAAACGTCAAGCATGTTctagtttttaaaattctgctgtttcttAAACAGGGTCATGTTGTATTGACAGACTTTGGACTTTGTAAAGAAGGGATTGCAAGTTCTGATACTACTGCAACGTTTTGTGGGACACCGGAAGTATGTTGACGGCTTTGGCATTTTTGACTAGTAACAAATGGTTGTTGAGTGTTACTAATTATGTAAATGGAAGATCAAAAGCTTGGTTATGTATTGTTGGAGacttaaattctttttatgAGCTCTTCCATGAAACCAAAGACAAGTTTACTGCAGATCTGTTCTTTGTACTATTTACTAATCTACAGTGTCTCCTACTTAACTACCCACATCCTCATAACTCATCTCTACCATCTTCCCTCTTCCCAATCCTGTTCACATACTGTTTCTTCCCCTGTGTCTGACTAGATGCAAGACAGTTGGCTTGTGTAACAGCTGTAACAAATTTGCCAATAGGAATCTATATCCTGCCATTAATTTTTAGTAAGTTTAGAAGCACTTAGTATCTTTGAGACATGAACAAATTTTGTATATGGGGGAAGCTTTGAACTTACTGactttaatgccttttttttttttgctaagaaaaatgGACTGGCAAACTCAGAATCTGgaagtattaaaaatgtatgaggTATTTCACCATGTCAAGAATAGTGGCTTTgatattttgataaaatatactttaaattACAGGAAAGGCCTTTGAAAGCAGTGAAGGATGAGTGAGGAGTAATGTAGCTGAAGCATTTGAAGttgaaagggaggaaaaaaaaaaaagggcaacaTGTGACAACTTACCCTAGCTATCATTAGAGTAGGAATTTAGATGGTAAATCTGAGCTGAAACAGCATTTGTTGAAGTGTTTTGAAAGCTCAGTGTATATAGAACACTGATAATTTTGGACTCATTGAAGACAACCTATGAGATTTTTGTCTTGTGCTCAGAAGCATG
This genomic interval carries:
- the LOC110393269 gene encoding serine/threonine-protein kinase Sgk3 isoform X2 produces the protein MDNPKHQSDPSEDEDERSNQKLNSTSPNINLGPSGNPHAKPTDFDFLKVIGKGSFGKVLLAKRKLDGKYYAVKVLQKKIVLNRKEQKHIMAERNVLLKNVKHPFLVGLHYSFQTTEKLYFVLDFVNGGELFFHLQRERSFPEHRARFYAAEIASALGYLHSINIVYRDLKPENILLDSLGHVVLTDFGLCKEGIASSDTTATFCGTPEYLAPEVIKKQPYDNTVDWWCLGAVLYEMLYGLPPFYCRDVAEMYENILHKPLVLRPGISLTAWSILEELLEKDRQSRLGAREDFLEIQKHPFFESLSWTDLLQKKIPPPFNPNVVGPDDIGNFDAVFTEEMVPYSVCISSDYNIVNASVLEADDAFVGFSYAPPSEDMFS